The segment TAAAATCTTCATTTATAAGGATTATATTATATATGCCAGCTTTCAGCAAATATCCCAAAGAGCATTATGTATGCCAAAATAGTTGGCAAAATATGAATGATTGTAACTGAGGAAGAGTTAAAAATAAGAGATTGCAGATGCAAAGGCAGAAGCAATAAGCAACACAGACCTTGCAAACCTTCCACAACATAAAGAAGAGGCAAAAATGTAACACTAAACCACGTACTCCTATTTGAAGAAGCCCAGGGAACTTATTAAAGATGCCAGACACGTAAGTTTTTTGGCATTCGAGGAATATTAAAGCTCATGATTAAATTGGAGCTCTTTCTAAATTCAAAAGAGTTTTGGTTTGCAATCTGAAACAAAATTGTAAAGCAATGGAAAATTGTCTAGGCACAGTCTATCCAAGCTCTCCAAGGTTATGGTATTTCAATTTAGCATTGAAACATAGAATCACGGGCCATGCCATTTTTGTGAATGTAAAATCTCCTTTGGAGATCAAAAGGCCTAACTGATCATCAACTACCATACCCTTTGCTATGTTCTCTAATGATTGGATCCAGAAAAAATAAGCAATCCGAGATAAAAATTCAGAACTTATTCAAGAACAGGATGGAATTAATAAGTTAGTAGTGGATTTGAATTTAGCAATTTAGATATTGCAACCTAGAATCACGGGCCATGCCATGTTTGTGAATGTAAAATCTCCTTTGGATATCAAAAGGCCTAACTGATCATCAACTATCATACCCTTTGCTATGTTCTCTAATGATTGGATCCAGAAAAAATAAGCAGTTCGAGATGAAAATTCAAAACTTATTCAAGAACAGGATGGAATTAGTAAGTTACTACCGGATATGGAACCTTTAAAAAAAGACCGAAGCGGAGTTTTCAGCAAGGTACCCACTCCCCTTGTTATTTATTCAAAGTGGTTTTAAACATTTCCACACATACAGAATCAAACGTATGAATGAAGTACGGCCCACTCTCTGCTTTTGTTTGTCTAAGAAATACTAGTCTGTGCAACAAATTGGGGGACCTTAAATCAACAAAACGTTTACCAAAGCAATAATGAACGTGTTTCAGAAAAGGGAAAATCTTATTTCTCTGCACCTGGGTCAAAATCTATCGACTTGATAGCTTAACCCACGCCAGTTGCGTTTACGTATATAAGATCGAATGAATTAAAGTCATGGAGAAAGAGCCTCAGTCCCATCTAAATATCATCTTAATTATTCACCTGGTACAAATTCCCAGCTTCAGACAAGGCAGCAAATGTGTGATTGACTGCAAAAACCGAAATAGCATATCCTGCAGAGGGTTGCAGTTCATGAGGAGCAGTCACCCAGTTCATCCCATTCCAAAACCTTTCATAAATTGATCCACTTTCACCTGTAATCCAGACTGAGGTCTCTGACATAACTGTGAGGGACAACCTCTTCCTAACAACAAGAGGAGGACCCAATTCCTCTTCAGCCAATAAACTAACCCCATCATCAGAGCCTTCATCAAATTGTTGCTCCTCCCTAGAATTTGGATTATAGTCATGTGGGGGGCTATTGTTTTCGTTATCCTGATTGAGGTCTTGAATGGTTCCAATTTTGGAGCAGTTGCCATTGTTACAGCTCAATAAATCAAAGGGCAATTCCAGCTGTGTCCACTTATTGGAGTGGGTGTCATAAGCCCAAAATCTGTCTGTGAGCTGCACAAACTCTTCAACATCTGGCGGATGTGTGCACTGCAAGGATTGAGATAAAGCAAAATAAACTGTAAAGTCAAATATACCAATTGCAATAACCCAAAGGAGCTTGTGGGTATTTTTGAGATATGAGCATCCCATCTGTAAACCAGGCCAGGTATCATAACCTCCAAGTGGGTATTAATGGATGTCAATGGCTTGAAATGGGCTAATCCATCCAAGAAGATTGCAGCTTTCTTGTGTCTGAAAATTATGGCATATGTAATGTTTGTTGGCTCATTCATTCATCTATGG is part of the Cryptomeria japonica chromosome 10, Sugi_1.0, whole genome shotgun sequence genome and harbors:
- the LOC131858708 gene encoding uncharacterized protein LOC131858708, yielding MGCSYLKNTHKLLWVIAIGIFDFTVYFALSQSLQCTHPPDVEEFVQLTDRFWAYDTHSNKWTQLELPFDLLSCNNGNCSKIGTIQDLNQDNENNSPPHDYNPNSREEQQFDEGSDDGVSLLAEEELGPPLVVRKRLSLTVMSETSVWITGESGSIYERFWNGMNWVTAPHELQPSAGYAISVFAVNHTFAALSEAGNLYQLTMDANAQPLWVECTPSFPSMANIDISDEDSSMSIRLRSGFPSVDGNSMYFSTVDGSLLELSELQPVRYQDGDSQARKIHKSEDSPQGKSSQIKDGQARTRATSSSLASTRTAFFGLTSSRATFSNPVLQGEVHHHPAHQGHKRLEQGFVEEADSSR